The following nucleotide sequence is from Staphylococcus chromogenes.
GAGAAAGTGATCACCACGACGTCTCAAAAAACTCATAATGAAATCGAAGACCAAATGTACCATTTAGAGCAACGTTTGAATATACAATTGTTGGATGATGTTAAATCTGTATTTAATGGTCATATGACGAACACGGATGATTTTAAAAAAGAAAAAGTCACTGCTTCAAAAATATATTTAGATCAAATTCAACAAAAACTGTATTTGGAACAAACATTACTTGTTGAACGCATAAAAAAATTCTATACGGAGCAATTGAACCACCAACTTGTTCCAACTTTAAAGACACTTCAAGAACATCATGTTCTGATTCAAGATGAGGCATCATTTCAACTTGATCAACTTGAAACAGCCTTTCTTAAAATAGACTTGGAGTCTTTTGTCAACGCTTTACCTAAGCAGTTAACTAAAAAAAGAATTATCCAAATACAATCACAAAAAGAAATTCAAGAGGCAATAAAGGATCAGACGATAGAACAATTGCAACAGCCATTAAACGCTTTAAATACAGCGTTAATGGGATTAATTGAAACATTAAATACACAAGCTAACAACTATATCGCCCATCTTGAAGAATTAGCACAAAAAGAAATTCAAGAAGTTTTATCATTCAAAATTGATAATGCTCTAGTACAACAATTAAAAGTTACTACTCCTAAATTAAAGACCATTTTAGAAATCGAGGAAGACACTTTATGAACAAAAAAATCTTATTAATTGATGGCATGGCACTTTTATTCAGACATTTTTACGCCACAAGTGTGCACAAACAGTATATGAGAAATTCTGAAGGAACACCTACAAATGGGACACAAGGATTTGTACGCCATGTTTATACAGCGATTCAATTAGCACAACCTACACATATCGCAATTTGTTGGGATATGGGGAAATCTACGTTCCGCAATGAACTTTTTGAGGATTATAAAAACAATCGTCCGGAGCCTCCAGAGGAACTTAAACCTCAATTCGATCATGTTAAACAAATTTCAGAAGCACTCGAATTCCACAATATTGGCATTTTGAATTTTGAAGCAGATGATGTCATGGGAACAATGGCTCGTCATTATACGCAAGAAGACGACGCAAAAGTTATTATCATTACAGGTGATCGAGATTTACTTCAATGTGTTTCAGACCAAGTTGAAGTATGGTTGATTAAGAAAGGCTTTACAGAGTACCTCAAATACACGCATGATGTATTTTACAATCAATATCAACTTCAACCCCATCAACTTGTAGACATCAAAGCGTTTATGGGAGATACAGCAGATGGCTACCCAGGGGTAAAAGGCATAGGGGAGAAAACAGCCATTAAATTAATTCAACAGTATGGTTCAGTCGAGCATGTTCTCGAAAATCTATCAGAACTGACACCGGGCCAACAAAAGAAAATTTCTAGTCATATCGAGGATTTAAAACTTTCTAAACAATTGGCCAGAATTGAAGTGAATGTTCCTCTCGATTATGATGAACTTGAACAACATACCCGTTATCATCATGACATTGAAAAAGCGTTACAAATTTGCGCGGCACATGAACTGAAAGTTTCTTACAAATATATAAAATCTTTATATCAATAAAACAACGTTTCACATGAACTTGCCTAATTCATGTGAAACGTTTCTTCTTTTGGATTTTATTTTGTTTTGAATATTGATGTAATTTTGTTTGAGCAAGCATATTAGCTTCTTTATTTTGCTCCCTTGGGACCCATTTTACAAAGCATAGCTCAAATTGTTGAGATATTTCGAGATATTGGTTTAAGTAGTTTTTATATTTTATATTTTTTACAAATTTACGTTGTACCGCATCTTCTATGAGTTTTGAGTCTGTATAAATTAATGCATTCGTTATATTCAGACGAGCCGCTTGGTTTAATGCGACCAATAGGGCTTCCCATTCTGCCTCATGATTTTCTTTTTCGCCAATCACATCGGAATACTGAAATCTTTGCTGTTCGTCAACGATGACTACGCCATATGTACTCATCCCTGGATTTCCTTTTGTCGCAGCATCAAAATAAATTTTGGCCATTTTAAACACCTCTTTGTTATTATAACATGTGATTAAAAATAGCCATTAACATTTATCGGCAAATCAATGTTAATGGCTTTCTAATTTAAAGTGTACGTTATGTCTCAATCTTAATCTACAAAAAAGTTAGCGTGATACTCCATAATTTAATTTATAATATATTAAATTCAAACATATCTTCTTCTGAAATTATCGAGTGTCTTCTTGTAGTATTGATTTAATTTTGCCTTTTCTATAAAGATGTTTTGCCCAATATCCAAAAGGGACATTAAAAATCGTAGAGATTAATTTTAGTACATACGTCGTTACAAAAATTTCAAATACGACATCATTAGGTAAGGGACCCCCAAAAAATGCAATCATCACAAACAGACCTGTATCAATAATCGAACTTAACATTGTGCTCCCATAGGCACGAATGAAAAACGTTTTATCAGAACTGAAAATCCGCTTTATACAGCTAAAAATAAATACGTCTACATATTGACCGATAATATAGGCGATGATAGAGGCTAGCGCAATTCTTGGGACTAAACCAAAAATTGTATCTAAAGCGTGTTGTGAGATATCCGCTTCACTCGGTTGGAATGTTAAAGAAATCTGCATCAAAATGATCATCACTATTGTTGAGAAGAAGCCCATCCATACAGCCCGTTTCGCTATTTTGCGTCCATAAATATCATTTAAGATATCGGTCGCTAAATAAATAGATGCAAACATAACATTTCCTAATGTAGCTGAAATGGACAATAAATCGACTGTTTTTAAAACTTGAATATTCGCAATAATGGTACCAATCGCTACCCAGACTATTAATCCTTGAGGGCCAAATACCCGAAACATTAAGACCATAAGTAAAAAAGTTGTTAAAAATGCGATAAGGCCTAACCATTCGTTAAACATTTCCTACCTCCTAAATTTTGATAAAGCGGGTGTTTAGAAACCGCTTTTTAGATTTTGAATGTCGCTATGTGTGACATGTCAACTTATTTATATTAAGGAAAAATCGTCAAAATTTCAATAGTGTTTGACGTAAATCATAGGTTTATATATGAAAAAGACGTTCTTAAAACCTTTGACTTCATAGAATTGAAATTACATGTTAGGATAATGTTTATTGTATTGCGCTATATTTTTAAAGGAGCGGTGGGTGTGATTACGGAATCCAAAAAAAGAGCCATTTCACAGATTGATCAACTGATGAATCAATATTGTGAGCATTGTATGATTAAAACGCATATTCGTAAATCTCAAAATAAGACCCAAGCACATCATTTCTGTATTAGTGAATGTTCTGTTGGCAAACAAATACAACAATTAGGGAACGAATTACAATAGGAGGCGTATCATGGAAATTGTTAAAGTAGAACCAACACCAAGTCCGAATACAATGAAAATTGTTTTATCGCAAAAACGTGAAGATCAAAAATCTAAAACATATACAGAGGTAAAAGAGGGCCAACCTGCATTTATAAATCAAATTTTAGAAATTGATGAGGTTAAATCAGTTTTTCATGTTCTAGATTTTATTGCTGTTGATAAAATGCCTAAAGCAGATTGGGAAAAAATTTTGCCAAAAGTCACTGAAGTCATTAACGGTGAAAATTCAGAGACATCTACAACACCTGAACCTGATATTCATTTTGGTGAAATTAAAGTAGAATTACTCAAATTTAAAAATATTCCTTATCAAATCAAATTGACCTCAGGACAACAAGAATTACGGCAACAGCTCCCTGATAACTTTATTCAAGCGATGAATACAGCCCAAAAACCAGAGGATAATGTTGTATTTTTGCGTAAATGGGACGCACTCGGAATTCGTTACGGAAACATGGAAGAGGTTATGAAAGAAGTTGAATCAGAAGTTCTCGCTTTATACCCAGATGATGTTTTAGATGAATATGTAAAAGCTGCACAAGCAACAGAAACATTCGTACCTCAAAAAGAATATAAACATGTTACACTAGAGACGTATCAACATACTACAGACTGGAAATCACGGTTACGTATGTTGAAATCATTTCCTACACCTACTCAGGAAGACTATCCACTATTACAAGCGGCATTACACGAAGAAAAGGTACCTTTGAGACGTGAAGCTGTTGTTTTATTAAGTATGATAGAAGATAAAAATACGCTACCTTATCTCTATGAAGGTTTAAATGATAAAAGTCCGGCAGTAAGACGAACTGCAGGAGATGGTCTTAGTGATTTAGGTTTTAAAGAGGCTTTACCTGAGATGGAAAAAGCACTCTCCGATTCACAAAAGATTGTACGTTGGCGTGCTGCGATGTTTATTTTCGATGAAGGTGGCGTTGAACAATTACCAAGTTTAAAAGCACATCAAAATGATGAAGCCTACGAGGTAAAGCTCCAAATTGAAATGGCTATTGCAAGAATCGAGAATGGTGAGGAAGCACTCGGAAGTGTGTGGAAACAAATTGCTAATCGCAATAATAAATAAATTGGGAGATGTTATTTTATGAATGCTTATGATGCATATATGAAAGAACTTGCGACACAAATGCGCTCAGAATTAACAGATAATGGGTTTAAAAGTCTTGAATCCGATCAAGCCGTGGAGGACTATATGAACACTGTCAATGAAGATGAAACGACATTCGTTGTCATTAATTCTACATGTGGCTGTGCTGCTGGTCTTGCTCGCCCTGCGGCTGTTGCCGTTGCGGAACAAAACGAGAAAAAGCCTACGCACAAAGTCACTGTATTTGCAGGCCAAGACAAAGAAGCGACAGCTAAGATGCGTGACTATATTCAACAAGTCCCTTCTAGCCCATCATATGCCTTATTTAAAGGCAACCAATTAGTCCATTTTATCCCTCGTGAACATATCGAAGGCAGAGATATCAATGACATTGCCATGGATATCAAAGATGCGTTTGATACGCATTGTGATGCTTAAGCGCAGATAGCTATTAAAAAAGCACACAAGACACAAAATTGAGTACTTAGATGTGTGCTCAATCAAAATTTCATTGGTTTTACTCTTATAAAGTTTTACTATTTATCAAGAAAAGTGAGTGACGGCATCAAAATCCAAGCCTTATCTCACTTTTTAATTTATAATAAGAACTAAATAATTTATGATTGTTTATAAATGAAAGAGGTGACGACGATGAATCCATTCGATCAAGCATATCATTCTTTATGTGAAGATATTTTAAATGCGGGTCTATCTAAAGATGATCGTACAA
It contains:
- a CDS encoding 5'-3' exonuclease — encoded protein: MNKKILLIDGMALLFRHFYATSVHKQYMRNSEGTPTNGTQGFVRHVYTAIQLAQPTHIAICWDMGKSTFRNELFEDYKNNRPEPPEELKPQFDHVKQISEALEFHNIGILNFEADDVMGTMARHYTQEDDAKVIIITGDRDLLQCVSDQVEVWLIKKGFTEYLKYTHDVFYNQYQLQPHQLVDIKAFMGDTADGYPGVKGIGEKTAIKLIQQYGSVEHVLENLSELTPGQQKKISSHIEDLKLSKQLARIEVNVPLDYDELEQHTRYHHDIEKALQICAAHELKVSYKYIKSLYQ
- a CDS encoding ribonuclease HI family protein — protein: MAKIYFDAATKGNPGMSTYGVVIVDEQQRFQYSDVIGEKENHEAEWEALLVALNQAARLNITNALIYTDSKLIEDAVQRKFVKNIKYKNYLNQYLEISQQFELCFVKWVPREQNKEANMLAQTKLHQYSKQNKIQKKKRFT
- the brxA gene encoding bacilliredoxin BrxA, with amino-acid sequence MNAYDAYMKELATQMRSELTDNGFKSLESDQAVEDYMNTVNEDETTFVVINSTCGCAAGLARPAAVAVAEQNEKKPTHKVTVFAGQDKEATAKMRDYIQQVPSSPSYALFKGNQLVHFIPREHIEGRDINDIAMDIKDAFDTHCDA
- a CDS encoding virulence factor, producing MEIVKVEPTPSPNTMKIVLSQKREDQKSKTYTEVKEGQPAFINQILEIDEVKSVFHVLDFIAVDKMPKADWEKILPKVTEVINGENSETSTTPEPDIHFGEIKVELLKFKNIPYQIKLTSGQQELRQQLPDNFIQAMNTAQKPEDNVVFLRKWDALGIRYGNMEEVMKEVESEVLALYPDDVLDEYVKAAQATETFVPQKEYKHVTLETYQHTTDWKSRLRMLKSFPTPTQEDYPLLQAALHEEKVPLRREAVVLLSMIEDKNTLPYLYEGLNDKSPAVRRTAGDGLSDLGFKEALPEMEKALSDSQKIVRWRAAMFIFDEGGVEQLPSLKAHQNDEAYEVKLQIEMAIARIENGEEALGSVWKQIANRNNK
- a CDS encoding queuosine precursor transporter; its protein translation is MFNEWLGLIAFLTTFLLMVLMFRVFGPQGLIVWVAIGTIIANIQVLKTVDLLSISATLGNVMFASIYLATDILNDIYGRKIAKRAVWMGFFSTIVMIILMQISLTFQPSEADISQHALDTIFGLVPRIALASIIAYIIGQYVDVFIFSCIKRIFSSDKTFFIRAYGSTMLSSIIDTGLFVMIAFFGGPLPNDVVFEIFVTTYVLKLISTIFNVPFGYWAKHLYRKGKIKSILQEDTR
- a CDS encoding zinc-finger domain-containing protein, producing MITESKKRAISQIDQLMNQYCEHCMIKTHIRKSQNKTQAHHFCISECSVGKQIQQLGNELQ